A DNA window from Ctenopharyngodon idella isolate HZGC_01 chromosome 8, HZGC01, whole genome shotgun sequence contains the following coding sequences:
- the LOC127518171 gene encoding tumor necrosis factor receptor superfamily member 14-like isoform X4, whose amino-acid sequence MNMIKLGFILSITVVTLNFKLCFSACGRAEYEINGECCPMCVPGNRVLWHCTEYTSTTCVPCPELTYTDEPNGLTACFPCWVCDAEQGLRVKKTCTRFADTICEPLEGFYCIERKKDSCRFAVKHSECHPGQYIRQSGTAFTDTDCGNCAEGTYSNGSFTTCRPHSKCEAEGSKEIKPGTMSSDVECEKSSSVSTTVGVSVGVIVGVIIGVLVTAVGIKLKQKRQDLDRDSNYAIPIPESNSAGLEERPIPEGACEPTSLDSETSLIPRNSSDIVNPVTFTTLQPSRPVFKSHSEQASQQNTDKRSLFSGMESEAESDHDKAKVLLAPRCAGLEPGSPAWESDALTRRYDEQIMPQIT is encoded by the exons ATGAACATGATTAAGTTAGGATTTATCTTATCCATTACTGTTGTCACTTTGAACTTCAAACTGTGTTTCAGTGCATGTGGTCGGGCTGAGTATGAGATAAACGGAGAATGCTGCCCCATGTGTGTGCCAG GAAACCGTGTTCTTTGGCATTGCACTGAATATACCAGCACCACTTGTGTTCCATGTCCTGAATTAACTTACACAGATGAACCCAACGGACTCACAGCATGTTTTCCCTGCTGGGTGTGTGATGCAG AACAAGGACTAAGAGTAAAGAAAACTTGTACACGCTTTGCAGATACTATTTGTGAGCCACTGGAAGGATTCTACTGCATTGAGCGAAAGAAAGACAGCTGTAGATTCGCTGTGAAACACTCTGAATGTCACCCTGGACAATATATCAGACAATCAG gCACAGCATTTACTGATACTGATTGTGGTAACTGTGCAGAAGGCACTTACTCTAATGGCTCTTTCACTACCTGTCGACCACATTCAAA ATGTGAGGCTGAAGGCTCTAAAGAAATAAAACCAGGAACAATGTCATCTGATGTGGAATGTGAGAAGTCAAGTTCAGTTAGTACTACTGTTGGAGTCAGTGTTGGAGTCATTGTTGGAGTCATTATTGGTGTTTTggtgactgctgttgggatcaaattaaaacagaaaagacaAGACCTTGACAGAG attCAAATTATGCAATACCAATACCAGAGAGTAATTCCGCTGGGCTGGAAGAGAGACCAATACCGGAGGGTGCCTGTGAACCA ACATCACTAGACTCTGAGACTTCTCTTATACCTAGAAATAGTAG TGATATTGTAAACCCTGTAACTTTTACAACCTTGCAACCTTCTAGACCAGTCTTCAAATCACATTCAGAACAGGCTTCGCAACAG AATACAGACAAAAGATCTCTCTTCTCTGGGATGGAATCGGAAGCTGAAAGTGATCATGACAAAGCAAAA gtcctactcgccccgcgatgtgcgggcctcgaacctgggtctccagCGTGGGAGTcagacgctctaacaaggaggtaTGACGAGCAAATCATGCCACAGATAACCTAG
- the LOC127518178 gene encoding tumor necrosis factor receptor superfamily member 14-like gives MQILLTIFFNVAITFAYIELGYCVCAHAEYEINGQCCPMCAPGNRVFWHCTVDTSTTCEPCSEFTYTDEPNGIEKCFPCSACDTASLRTQKACTPLSDTVCEPVEGFYCVIQEKGSCRAAVKHSQCKPGEFIQQRGTESTDTVCGVCINGTYSDGTFTACQPHTICQSMGRKQIKAGTMSSDARCEYFTPNLIGIITGVVIIVVVIIGVSLIQFIKRKSNAHQG, from the exons atgcagattttgttGACTATATTTTTCAATGTTGCTATTACCTTTGCATACATAGAACTGGGTTATTGTGTCTGTGCCCATGCTGAATATGAGATAAATGGACAATGTTGCCCCATGTGCGCACCTG GTAACCGTGTTTTTTGGCATTGTACGGTGGATACCAGCACAACTTGTGAACCCTGCAGTGAATTCACATACACTGATGAGCCTAATGgtattgaaaaatgttttcccTGCTCAGCCTGTGATACAGCCA GTTTAAGGACACAGAAGGCCTGTACACCATTATCAGACACAGTTTGTGAACCAGTAGAGGGATTCTACTGTGTGATCCAAGAAAAGGGCAGCTGTAGAGCAGCTGTTAAACATTCTCAATGTAAACCTGGAGAATTCATCCAACAAAGAG GAACAGAAAGCACAGATACTGTATGTGGTGTCTGCATAAATGGCACTTACTCTGATGGCACTTTCACAGCTTGTCAGCCGCATACAAT ATGTCAGAGTATGGGTCgtaaacaaataaaagcagGAACTATGTCATCTGATGCTAGATGTGAATATTTTACTCCAAATCTCATTGGAATTATAACTGGTGTTGTGatcattgttgttgttattattggaGTCTCATTAATCCAGTTTATCAAACGCAAGTCAAACGCTCATCAGGGATAA
- the LOC127518171 gene encoding tumor necrosis factor receptor superfamily member 14-like isoform X10 produces MTELMKSGDETFASAFKSTSLAPYVNMINFVIVLFIAATLNFKLCFGTCARAEYEINGECCPMCAPGNRVHWHCTIDTSTTCVPCSASAYIDEPNGLDKCFPCSVCDAEQGLRVKKTCTRFADTICEPLEGFYCIERKKDSCRFAVKHSECHPGQYIRQSGTAFTDTDCGNCAEGTYSNGSFTTCRPHSKCEAEGSKEIKPGTMSSDVECEKSSSVSTTVGVSVGVIVGVIIGVLVTAVGIKLKQKRQDLDRDSNYAIPIPESNSAGLEERPIPEGACEPTSLDSETSLIPRNMIL; encoded by the exons ATGACTGAGCTTATGAAGTCTGGAGATGAAACATTTGCCTCTGCTTTCAAATCAACCTCTCTTGCACCTTATGTAAACATGATCAATTTTGTGattgtgttatttattgctgCTACTTTGAATTTCAAACTGTGTTTTGGCACATGTGCTCGTGCTGAATATGAGATAAATGGAGAATGCTGCCCCATGTGTGCACCAG GAAACCGTGTTCATTGGCATTGCACTATAGATACAAGCACAACTTGTGTTCCATGTTCTGCGTCAGCTTACATTGATGAGCCCAATGGGTTAGATAAATGCTTTCCCTGCTCTGTTTGTGATGCAG AACAAGGACTAAGAGTAAAGAAAACTTGTACACGCTTTGCAGATACTATTTGTGAGCCACTGGAAGGATTCTACTGCATTGAGCGAAAGAAAGACAGCTGTAGATTCGCTGTGAAACACTCTGAATGTCACCCTGGACAATATATCAGACAATCAG gCACAGCATTTACTGATACTGATTGTGGTAACTGTGCAGAAGGCACTTACTCTAATGGCTCTTTCACTACCTGTCGACCACATTCAAA ATGTGAGGCTGAAGGCTCTAAAGAAATAAAACCAGGAACAATGTCATCTGATGTGGAATGTGAGAAGTCAAGTTCAGTTAGTACTACTGTTGGAGTCAGTGTTGGAGTCATTGTTGGAGTCATTATTGGTGTTTTggtgactgctgttgggatcaaattaaaacagaaaagacaAGACCTTGACAGAG attCAAATTATGCAATACCAATACCAGAGAGTAATTCCGCTGGGCTGGAAGAGAGACCAATACCGGAGGGTGCCTGTGAACCA
- the LOC127518171 gene encoding tumor necrosis factor receptor superfamily member 5-like isoform X6 translates to MTELMKSGDETFASAFKSTSLAPYVNMINFVIVLFIAATLNFKLCFGTCARAEYEINGECCPMCAPEQGLRVKKTCTRFADTICEPLEGFYCIERKKDSCRFAVKHSECHPGQYIRQSGTAFTDTDCGNCAEGTYSNGSFTTCRPHSKCEAEGSKEIKPGTMSSDVECEKSSSVSTTVGVSVGVIVGVIIGVLVTAVGIKLKQKRQDLDRDSNYAIPIPESNSAGLEERPIPEGACEPTSLDSETSLIPRNSSDIVNPVTFTTLQPSRPVFKSHSEQASQQNTDKRSLFSGMESEAESDHDKAKVLLAPRCAGLEPGSPAWESDALTRRYDEQIMPQIT, encoded by the exons ATGACTGAGCTTATGAAGTCTGGAGATGAAACATTTGCCTCTGCTTTCAAATCAACCTCTCTTGCACCTTATGTAAACATGATCAATTTTGTGattgtgttatttattgctgCTACTTTGAATTTCAAACTGTGTTTTGGCACATGTGCTCGTGCTGAATATGAGATAAATGGAGAATGCTGCCCCATGTGTGCACCAG AACAAGGACTAAGAGTAAAGAAAACTTGTACACGCTTTGCAGATACTATTTGTGAGCCACTGGAAGGATTCTACTGCATTGAGCGAAAGAAAGACAGCTGTAGATTCGCTGTGAAACACTCTGAATGTCACCCTGGACAATATATCAGACAATCAG gCACAGCATTTACTGATACTGATTGTGGTAACTGTGCAGAAGGCACTTACTCTAATGGCTCTTTCACTACCTGTCGACCACATTCAAA ATGTGAGGCTGAAGGCTCTAAAGAAATAAAACCAGGAACAATGTCATCTGATGTGGAATGTGAGAAGTCAAGTTCAGTTAGTACTACTGTTGGAGTCAGTGTTGGAGTCATTGTTGGAGTCATTATTGGTGTTTTggtgactgctgttgggatcaaattaaaacagaaaagacaAGACCTTGACAGAG attCAAATTATGCAATACCAATACCAGAGAGTAATTCCGCTGGGCTGGAAGAGAGACCAATACCGGAGGGTGCCTGTGAACCA ACATCACTAGACTCTGAGACTTCTCTTATACCTAGAAATAGTAG TGATATTGTAAACCCTGTAACTTTTACAACCTTGCAACCTTCTAGACCAGTCTTCAAATCACATTCAGAACAGGCTTCGCAACAG AATACAGACAAAAGATCTCTCTTCTCTGGGATGGAATCGGAAGCTGAAAGTGATCATGACAAAGCAAAA gtcctactcgccccgcgatgtgcgggcctcgaacctgggtctccagCGTGGGAGTcagacgctctaacaaggaggtaTGACGAGCAAATCATGCCACAGATAACCTAG
- the LOC127518171 gene encoding tumor necrosis factor receptor superfamily member 14-like isoform X1, producing MTELMKSGDETFASAFKSTSLAPYVNMINFVIVLFIAATLNFKLCFGTCARAEYEINGECCPMCAPGNRVHWHCTIDTSTTCVPCSASAYIDEPNGLDKCFPCSVCDAEQGLRVKKTCTRFADTICEPLEGFYCIERKKDSCRFAVKHSECHPGQYIRQSGTAFTDTDCGNCAEGTYSNGSFTTCRPHSKCEAEGSKEIKPGTMSSDVECEKSSSVSTTVGVSVGVIVGVIIGVLVTAVGIKLKQKRQDLDRDSNYAIPIPESNSAGLEERPIPEGACEPTSLDSETSLIPRNSSDIVNPVTFTTLQPSRPVFKSHSEQASQQNTDKRSLFSGMESEAESDHDKAKVLLAPRCAGLEPGSPAWESDALTRRYDEQIMPQIT from the exons ATGACTGAGCTTATGAAGTCTGGAGATGAAACATTTGCCTCTGCTTTCAAATCAACCTCTCTTGCACCTTATGTAAACATGATCAATTTTGTGattgtgttatttattgctgCTACTTTGAATTTCAAACTGTGTTTTGGCACATGTGCTCGTGCTGAATATGAGATAAATGGAGAATGCTGCCCCATGTGTGCACCAG GAAACCGTGTTCATTGGCATTGCACTATAGATACAAGCACAACTTGTGTTCCATGTTCTGCGTCAGCTTACATTGATGAGCCCAATGGGTTAGATAAATGCTTTCCCTGCTCTGTTTGTGATGCAG AACAAGGACTAAGAGTAAAGAAAACTTGTACACGCTTTGCAGATACTATTTGTGAGCCACTGGAAGGATTCTACTGCATTGAGCGAAAGAAAGACAGCTGTAGATTCGCTGTGAAACACTCTGAATGTCACCCTGGACAATATATCAGACAATCAG gCACAGCATTTACTGATACTGATTGTGGTAACTGTGCAGAAGGCACTTACTCTAATGGCTCTTTCACTACCTGTCGACCACATTCAAA ATGTGAGGCTGAAGGCTCTAAAGAAATAAAACCAGGAACAATGTCATCTGATGTGGAATGTGAGAAGTCAAGTTCAGTTAGTACTACTGTTGGAGTCAGTGTTGGAGTCATTGTTGGAGTCATTATTGGTGTTTTggtgactgctgttgggatcaaattaaaacagaaaagacaAGACCTTGACAGAG attCAAATTATGCAATACCAATACCAGAGAGTAATTCCGCTGGGCTGGAAGAGAGACCAATACCGGAGGGTGCCTGTGAACCA ACATCACTAGACTCTGAGACTTCTCTTATACCTAGAAATAGTAG TGATATTGTAAACCCTGTAACTTTTACAACCTTGCAACCTTCTAGACCAGTCTTCAAATCACATTCAGAACAGGCTTCGCAACAG AATACAGACAAAAGATCTCTCTTCTCTGGGATGGAATCGGAAGCTGAAAGTGATCATGACAAAGCAAAA gtcctactcgccccgcgatgtgcgggcctcgaacctgggtctccagCGTGGGAGTcagacgctctaacaaggaggtaTGACGAGCAAATCATGCCACAGATAACCTAG
- the LOC127518171 gene encoding tumor necrosis factor receptor superfamily member 14-like isoform X9 — protein sequence MTELMKSGDETFASAFKSTSLAPYVNMINFVIVLFIAATLNFKLCFGTCARAEYEINGECCPMCAPGNRVHWHCTIDTSTTCVPCSASAYIDEPNGLDKCFPCSVCDAEQGLRVKKTCTRFADTICEPLEGFYCIERKKDSCRFAVKHSECHPGQYIRQSGTAFTDTDCGNCAEGTYSNGSFTTCRPHSKCEAEGSKEIKPGTMSSDVECEKSSSVSTTVGVSVGVIVGVIIGVLVTAVGIKLKQKRQDLDRDSNYAIPIPESNSAGLEERPIPEGACEPTSLDSETSLIPRNMIL from the exons ATGACTGAGCTTATGAAGTCTGGAGATGAAACATTTGCCTCTGCTTTCAAATCAACCTCTCTTGCACCTTATGTAAACATGATCAATTTTGTGattgtgttatttattgctgCTACTTTGAATTTCAAACTGTGTTTTGGCACATGTGCTCGTGCTGAATATGAGATAAATGGAGAATGCTGCCCCATGTGTGCACCAG GAAACCGTGTTCATTGGCATTGCACTATAGATACAAGCACAACTTGTGTTCCATGTTCTGCGTCAGCTTACATTGATGAGCCCAATGGGTTAGATAAATGCTTTCCCTGCTCTGTTTGTGATGCAG AACAAGGACTAAGAGTAAAGAAAACTTGTACACGCTTTGCAGATACTATTTGTGAGCCACTGGAAGGATTCTACTGCATTGAGCGAAAGAAAGACAGCTGTAGATTCGCTGTGAAACACTCTGAATGTCACCCTGGACAATATATCAGACAATCAG gCACAGCATTTACTGATACTGATTGTGGTAACTGTGCAGAAGGCACTTACTCTAATGGCTCTTTCACTACCTGTCGACCACATTCAAA ATGTGAGGCTGAAGGCTCTAAAGAAATAAAACCAGGAACAATGTCATCTGATGTGGAATGTGAGAAGTCAAGTTCAGTTAGTACTACTGTTGGAGTCAGTGTTGGAGTCATTGTTGGAGTCATTATTGGTGTTTTggtgactgctgttgggatcaaattaaaacagaaaagacaAGACCTTGACAGAG attCAAATTATGCAATACCAATACCAGAGAGTAATTCCGCTGGGCTGGAAGAGAGACCAATACCGGAGGGTGCCTGTGAACCA ACATCACTAGACTCTGAGACTTCTCTTATACCTAGAAATA TGATATTGTAA